The proteins below are encoded in one region of Deltaproteobacteria bacterium:
- a CDS encoding type II toxin-antitoxin system VapB family antitoxin: protein MPQITIDIDENLFQEARRLLGTSSVEETVDAALRKVLSTDARQQEVAVLAEMDGLELANREVMAKAWRSCGGGTKRRQERDIETARRLWREYRKRKTRED, encoded by the coding sequence TCACCATCGACATTGATGAGAATCTGTTCCAGGAGGCGCGCCGTCTGCTCGGTACATCTTCCGTCGAAGAGACCGTCGATGCCGCGTTACGCAAAGTCCTGTCCACCGACGCCCGACAGCAAGAAGTCGCAGTGCTCGCGGAAATGGACGGGCTAGAACTCGCCAACCGTGAGGTTATGGCGAAAGCTTGGCGTTCGTGTGGAGGCGGAACGAAACGCCGGCAAGAGAGGGATATCGAAACCGCCCGAAGGTTATGGCGAGAGTACAGGAAGCGCAAGACGCGGGAGGATTAG
- a CDS encoding transcriptional regulator, producing MVLTRDFKETIQERVERDPAFREALLTEGIECLLAGDVDTGKAVLRDYINATIGFQSLGGLTDRSPKSLMRMLGHGGKPRARDLFEIIGLLQKRDGLKLRVQAVR from the coding sequence ATGGTCCTGACACGAGATTTCAAGGAAACCATCCAAGAGCGCGTTGAACGGGACCCAGCCTTCCGGGAGGCCCTCCTCACTGAGGGGATCGAATGCCTTCTCGCCGGCGACGTGGACACCGGCAAGGCCGTCTTGCGCGACTACATCAACGCAACCATCGGCTTTCAATCGCTCGGCGGCCTTACCGACAGGTCCCCCAAGAGCCTGATGCGTATGTTGGGCCATGGAGGCAAACCCCGAGCCCGCGACCTTTTCGAGATCATCGGTTTGCTTCAAAAGCGCGACGGGTTAAAGCTCCGGGTTCAAGCAGTCAGATGA